The genomic window gtgaagcccagagggagcagtttggtgctgggcgggagcggtttggtatcggggtgtgatgccgggcgggagcggtttggtatcgggctgtgatgccgggcgggagcagtttggtgcttggcgggagcggtttggtatcggggtgtgatgccgggcggcagcagtttggtgccgggcgggagcggtttggtatcagggtgtgatgcccggagggaccagtttggtgccgggcgagagcagtttggtgtcggggtgtgatgccgggcgggtgcAGTTTGGTATCGCGTTGTGATGCCGGACGggagctgtttggtatcggggtgtgatgcccggaagtAGCAGTTTGGTGACGGGCgggagtggtttggtatcggggtgtgatagcGTGCGGGAGCGGGTTTGTATTGGGCTGTGATGCCGGGCGGTAGCAGTATGGTGCtgtgcgggagcggtttggtattggtgtgtgatgctgggcgggagcagtttggtgctgggcgggagcggtttagtATCTGggcgtgatgccgggcgggagaagtttggtgccgggcgggagaagtttggcATCGGGGTGTGATCCTGGGCTgatgcagtttggtatcggggtgtgatgccgccctggaacggtttggtatcggggtgtgatgctgggcgggagcagtttggtgccggtcgggtgtggtttggtattggggtgtgatgtcgggtgggagcagtttggtgctgggcgtgagcggtttggtatcagggtgtgatgccgggcgggagcagtttggtgccaggcgggagcagtttggtatcaggtgtgaagcccggagggaacagtttggtgctgggcgggagcgattttgtatcggggtgtgatgccgggcgggagcagtttggtgccgctcgggtgtggtttggtatcggggtgtgatgtcgggtgggagcagtttggtatcagggtgtgatgccgggcaggagcggtttggtattggggtgtgatgtCAGGTGTTAGCAGTTTGGTGCTTGGCGTGAgctgtttggtatcaggtgtgacgcccggagggagcagtttggtgctgggcgggagcggtttggtatcagggtgtgatgccgggcgggagcagtttggtgccgggcgggagcagtttggtatcaggtgtgaagcccggagggagctgtttggtgctgggcgggagcgattGTGtaccggggtgtgatgccgggcgggagcagtttggtgccgctcGGGtggggtttggtatcggggtgtgatgtcgggtgggagcagtttggtgctgggcgggagcggtttggtatcagggtgtgatgccgggcaggagcggtttggtatcggggtgtgatgccaggcgTTAGCAGTTTGGTGCTTGGCGTGAgctgtttggtatcaggtgtgaagcccggagggagctgtttggtgctggacgggagcggtttggtatcggggtgtgatgccaggcgggagcggtttggtatcggggtgtgattccgtgcgggagcagtttggtgctgggcgggagcggtttggtatctggctgtgatgccaggcgggagcggtttggtatcggggtgtgatgccgggcgggagcagtttggtgccggtcgggtgtggtttggtatcggggtgtgatgtcgggtgggagcagtttggtgctgggcgtgagcggtttggtatcagggtgtgatgccgggcgggagcagtttggtgccgggcgggagcagtttggtatcaggtgtgaagaccagagggagcagtttggtgctgggcgggagcgatttggtatcggggtgtgatgccgggcgggagcagtttggtgccgctcgggtgtggtttggtatcggggtgtgatgtcgggtgggagcagtttggtgctgggcgggagcggtttggtatcagggtgtgatgccgggcaggagcggtttggtatcggggtgtgctgCCGGGCGTTAGCAGTTTGGTGCTTGGcgtgagcggtttggtatcaggtgtgaagcccggagggagcagtttggtgctgggcgggagcggtttggtatcggggtttgatgccgggcgggagcggtttggtatcggggtgtgaagcccggagggagcagtttggtgctgggcgggagcgatttggtatcggggtgtgatgccgggcgggagcagtttggtgccgctcGGGTGTGGTTTGggatcggggtgtgatgtcgggtgggagcagtttggtccTGGGCggcagcggtttggtatcagggtgtgatgccgggcaggagcggtgtggtatcggggtgtgatgccgggcgttaGCAGTTTGGTGCTTGGcgtgagcggtttggtatcaggtgtgaagcccggagggagcagtttggtgctgggcgggagcggtttggtatcggggtgtgatgccgggtgggagcggtttggtgccgggcgggagcatttTGGTATCAGGTGTTTAGCccagagggagcagtttggtgctgggcgggagcggtttggtatcggggtgtgatgccgggcgggagcggtttggtatcggggtgtgatgccgattGGGAGCATTTTGGTGCTTGGCGGGAGcgctttggtatcggggtgtgatgccaggcggcagcagtttggtgctgggcgtgagcggtttggtatcagggtgtgatgcccggagggaccagtttggtgccgggcgagagcagtttggtgtcggggtgtgatgccgggcgggtgcagtttggtatcgcggtgtgatgccgggcgggagcagtttggtatcggggtgtgatgcccggaagtAGCAATTTGGTGACGGGCgggagtggtttggtatcggggtgtgatggcgtgcgggagcgggtttgtattgggctgtgatgccgggcggtagcagtttggtgctgggcgggagcggtttggtattggtgtgtgatgctgggcgggagcagtttggtgctgggcgggagcggtttggtatctgggcgtgatgccgggcggtagcagtttggtgccgggcgggagctgtttggtatcggggtgtgatgccgtgcgggtgcagtttggtatcgctgtgtgatgccgggcgggagcagtttggtatcggggtgtgatgcccggaagtagcagtttggtgccgggcgggagtggtttggtatcggggtgtgatgtcgtgcgggagcgggtttgtattgggctgtgatgccgggcggtagcagtttggtgctgggcgggagcggtttggtattggtgtgtgattctgggcgggagcagtttggtgctgggcgggagcggtttggtatcagggcgtgatgccgggcggtagtagtttggtgccgggcgggagcagtttggtatcggggtgtgatcccGGGCGgatgcagtttggtatcggggtgagaTGCCGAACGggagctgtttggtatcggggtgtgatgccgggagggagcagtttggtgccggtcgggtgtggtttggtatcggggtgtgatgtcgggtgggagcagtttggtgctgggcgggcgcGGTTTGGTATCACggtttgatgccgggcgggagcagtttggtgccgtgcgggagcagtttggtatcaggtgtgaagcccggagggagcagcttggtgctgggcgggagcggtttggtattggggtgtgatgccgaccgggagcggtttggtatcggggtgtgatgccgggcgggagcagtttggtgccgctcGGGTGTGGTTtgttatcggggtgtgatgtcgggtgggagcagtttggtgcttggCGGGAGCGGTTtgttatcagggtgtgatgccgggcgggagcagtttggtgccgggcgggagcattttggtatcaggtgtgaagcccagagggagcagtttggtgctgggcgggagcggtttggtatcggggtgtgatgccgggcgggagcggtttggtatcgggctgtgatgccgggcgggagcagtttggtgcttggctggagcggtttggtatcggggtgtgatgccgggcggcagcagtttggtgccgggcgggagcggtttggtatcagggtgtgatgcccggagggaccagtttggtgccgggcgagagcagtttggtgtcggggtgtgatgccgggcgggtgcagtttggtatcgcgttgtgatgccgggcgggagctgtttggtatcggggtgtgatgcccggaagtAGCAGTTTGGTGACGGGCgggagtggtttggtatcggggtgtgatagcGTGCGGGAGCGGGTTTGTATTGGGCTGTGATGCCGGGCGGTAGCAGTATGGTGCtgtgcgggagcggtttggtattggtgtgtgatgctgggcgggagcagtttggtgctgggcgggagcggtttagtATCTGggcgtgatgccgggcgggagaagtttggtgccgggcgggagaagtttggcATCGGGGTGTGATCCTGGGCTgatgcagtttggtatcggggtgtgatgccgccctggaacggtttggtatcggggtgtgatgctgggcgggagcagtttggtgccggtcgggtgtggtttggtattggggtgtgatgtcgggtgggagcagtttggtgctgggcgtgagcggtttggtatcagggtgtgatgccgggcgggagcagtttggtgccaggcgggagcagtttggtatcaggtgtgaagcccggagggaacagtttggtgctgggcgggagcgattttgtatcggggtgtgatgccgggcgggagcagtttggtgctgctcgggtgtggtttggtatcggggtgtgatgtcgggtgggagcagtttggtatcagggtgtgatgccgggcaggagcggtttggtattggggtgtgatgtCAGGTGTTAGCAGTTTGGTGCTTGGCGTGAgctgtttggtatcaggtgtgacgcccggagggagcagtttggtgctgggcgggagcggtttggtatcagggtgtgatgccgggcgggagcagtttggtgccgggcgggagcagtttggtatcaggtgtgaagcccggagggagctgtttggtgctgggcgggagcgattTTGtaccggggtgtgatgccgggcgggagcagtttggtgccgctcGGGtggggtttggtatcggggtgtgatgtcgggtgggagcagtttggtgctgggcgggagcggtttggtatcagggtgtgatgccgggcaggagcggtttggtatcggggtgtgatgccaggcgTTAGCAGTTTGGTGCTTGGCGTGAgctgtttggtatcaggtgtgaagcccggagggagctgtttggtgctggacgggagcggtttggtatcggggtgtgatgccaggcgggagcggtttggtatcggggtgtgattccgtgcgggagcagtttggtgctgggcgggagcggtttggtatctggcagtgatgccaggcgggagcggtttggtatcggggtgtgatgccgggcgggagcagtttggtgccggtcgggtgtggtttggtatcggggtgtgatgtcgggtgggagcagtttggtgctgggcgtgagcggtttggtatcagggtgtgatgccgggcgggagcagtttggtgccgggcgggagcagtttggtatcaggtgtgaagcccagagggagcagtttggtgctgggcgggagcgatttggtatcggggtgtgatgccgggcgggagcagtttggtgccgctcgggtgtggtttggtatcggggtgtgatgtcgggtgggagcagtttggtgctgggcgggagcggtttggtatcagggtgtgatgccgggcaggagcggtttggtatcggggtgtgctgCCGGGCGTTAGCAGTTTGGTGCTTGGcgtgagcggtttggtatcaggtgtgaagcccggagggagcagtttggtgctgggcgggagcggtttggtatcggggtttgatgccgggcgggagcggtttggtatcggggtgtgaagcccggagggagcagtttggtgctgggcgggagcgatttggtatcggggtgtgatgccgggcgggagcagtttggtgccgttcGGGTGTGGTTTGGGATCGGGGTGTGAtctcgggtgggagcagtttggtccTGGGCggcagcggtttggtatcagggtgtgatgccgggcaggagcggtgtggtatcggggtgtgatgccgggcgttaGCAGTTTGGTGCTTGGcgtgagcggtttggtatcaggtgtgaagcccggagggagcagtttggtgctgggcgggagcggtttggtatcggggtgtgatgccgggtgggagcggtttggtgccgggcgggagcattttggtatcaggtgtgaagcccagagggagcagtttggtgctgggcgggagcggtttggtatcggggtgtgatgccgggcgggagcggtttggtatcggggtgtgatgccgattGGGAGCATTTTGGTGCTTGGCGGGAGcgctttggtatcggggtgtgatgccaggcggcagcagtttggtgctgggcgtgagcggtttggtatcagggtgtgatgcccggagggaccagtttggtgccgggcgagagcagtttggtgtcggggtgtgatgccgggcgggtgcagtttggtatcgcggtgtgatgccgggcgggagcagtttggtatcggggtgtgatgcccggaagtAGCAATTTGGTGACGGGCgggagtggtttggtatcggggtgtgatggcgtgcgggagcgggtttgtattgggctgtgatgccgggcggtagcagtttggtgctgggcgggagcggtttggtattggtgtgtgatgctgggcgggagcagtttggtgctgggcgggagcggtttggtatctgggcgtgatgccgggcggtagcagtttggtgccgggcgggagaagtttggtatcggggtgtgatcccGGGCTGATGCAGTTTGGTATCGGTGTGTGATGCCGGCcgagagcggtttggtatcggggtgtgatgctgggcgggagcagtttggtgctggtcgggtgtggtttggtattggggtgtgatgtcgggtgggagcagtttggtgctgggcgtgagcggtttggtatcagggtgtgatgccgggcgggagcagtttggtgccgggcgggagcagtttggtatcaggtgtgaagcccggagggagcagtttggtgctgggcgggagcgattttgtatcggggtgtgatgccgggcgggagcagtttggtgccgctcgggtgtggtttggtatcggggtgtgatgtcgggtgggagcagtttggtgctgggcgggagcggtttggtatcagggtgtgatgccgggcaggagcggtttggtatcggggtgtgatgccaggcATTAGCAGTTTTGTGCTTGGCGTGAgctgtttggtatcaggtgtgaagcccggagggagcagtttggtgctgggcgggagcggtttggtatcggggtgtgatgccaggcgggagcggtttggtatcggggtgtgattccgtgcgggagcagtttggtgctgggcgggagcggtttggtatctggctgtgatgccaggcgggagcggtttggtatcggggtgtgatgccgggcgggagcagtttggtgccggtcgggtgtggtttggtatcggggtgtgatgtcgggtgggagcagtttggtgctgggcgtgagcggtttggtatcagggtgtgatgccgggcgggagcggtttggtatcggggtgtgaagcccggagggagcagtttggtgctgggcgggtgcggtttggtatcggggtgtgatgccgggcgggagcggtttggtatcggggtgtgaagcccggagggagcagtttggtgctgggcgggagcgatttggtatcggggtgtgatgccgggcgggagcagtttggtgccgctcgggtgtggtttggtatcggggtgtgatgtcgggtgggagcagtttggtcctgggcgggagcggtttggtatcagggtgtgatgccaggCAGGAGCGgtgtggtatcggggtgtgatgccgggcgttaGCAGTTTGGTGCTTGGcgtgagcggtttggtatcaggtgtgaatccggagggagcagtttggtgctgggcgggagtggtttggtatcggggtgtgatgccgggcgggagcggtttggtatcggggtgtgatgccgggcgttaGCAGTTTGCTGCTTGGcgtgagcggtttggtatcggggtgtgatgccgggcggcagcagtttggtgctgggtgggagcggtttggtatcagtgtGTGATGCCCGGAGAAACCAGTTTGgtgtcggggtgtgatgccgggcgggagcagtttcgtGCTGGgctggagcggtttggtatcggggtgtgatgccgggcgggagcagttgggtgctgggcgggagcggtttggtatacgGATCTGATTCCGTGCGGGagaagtttggtgctgggcgggagcggtttggtatctgggtgtgatgccaggcgggagcggtttggtatcggggtgtgatgccgggcgggagcagtttggtgccgggcgggtgcGGTTTGATATCGGGGCCTTAGGCCGAGCGGGAGcattttggtgctgggcgggagcagtttggtatgagggtgtgatgcccggagggaaaaGTTTGGTTCTGGGtgagagcagtttggtatcggggtgtgatgccgggcgggagcagtttggtgctgggcgggagcagtttggtatcagggtgtgatgccgcgctggagcagtttggtatcggtgtttgatgccaggcgggagcagtttggtatcagggtgtgatgtcaggcaggagcagtttggtatcggggtgtgatgccgggcggcagcagtttggtgctgggtgggagcggtttggtatcagggtgtgatgcccggagggacctgtttggtgccgggcgggagcagtttggtatcagggtgtgatgtcaggcaggagcagtttggtatcggggagtgatgccgggcgggagcagtttggcatTGGAGtgtaatgccgggcgggagcagtttggtattggtgtgtgatgccgggcgggcgcAGTTTGGTcccgggcgggagaagtttggtatcggggtgtgatgcagggcgggagcagtttggtatcggggtgtgatgccggccgggagcggtttggtctcggggtgtgatgccgggcgggagaggTTTGGTGCCGGGCCGGAGCGTTTttctatcagggtgtgatgccgggcgggcgcAGTTTGGTcccgggcgggagaagtttggtatcggggtgtgatgccgggcaggagcagtttggtgccgggcgggagcggtttagTATCGGGGTGGGATGCCGGGCggcagcagtttggtgctgggcgcgaGCGGGTTGGTTTCGGGGTGTGATGCTCggcaggagcagtttggtatcggggtgtgatgcggggcgagagcagtttggtatcggggtgtgatgcctggCGGGAgccgtttggtgctgggcgggagcagtttggtatcggggtgtgatgccgggcaggagcagtttggtgccgggcgtgagCAGTTTGGTAGGAGGCTGTGATGCCGGAGGgaccagtttggtgctgggcgggagccgtttggtatcggggtgtaatgccgggcgggagcggtttggtatcagggtgtgttgccaggcgggagcagtttggtgccgggcgggagcagtttggtatccgggtgtgatgcccggaggcatCAGTTTGGTGCTGggtgggagcggtttggtatcggggtgtaatgccgggcgggagcggtttggtatcagggtgtgttgccaggcgggagcagtttggtgccgggcgggagcagtttggtatcggggtgtgatgccgggcgggagcagtttggtatccgggtgtgatgcccggagggatcaGTTTGGTGCTGGgtgggagcggtttggtattggtgtgtgatgccgggcgggagcagtttggtgccgggcgggagaagtttggtttcagggtgtgatgccgggcgggagcagtttggtatcggggtgtgatgccgggcaggagcagtttggtgccgggcgtgagCAGTTTGGTAGGAGGCTATGATGCCGGAGGgaccagtttggtgctgggcgggagccgtttggtatcggggtgtaatgccgggcgggagcggtttggtatcggggtgtgatgccaggtgggtgcagtttggtgccggtcgggtgtggtttggtatcggggtgtgatgtttgATGGGAGCAGTttagtgctgggcgggagcggtttggtatcagggcgtgatgccgggcgggagcagtttggtgcctggTGGGTGCggcttggtatcggggtgtgatgccgagcgggagcagtttggtgctgggcgggagcagtttggtatcaggtgtgaagcccggacggagcagtttggtgctgggcggaagcggtttggtatcagggggtGATGCCGAGCGGGAGCCGTTtgctatcagggtgtgatgccgggcgggagcagtttggtgctgggtaggagctgtttggtatcgggttgtgatgccgggcgggagcagtttggtgccatgCGGGATCTGTTTAGTATCGGGGTGTAATGCCGggcaggagcggtttggtatcagagtGTGATTCCGGGCGGGTGCGGTTTGGTATCggagtgtgatgccgggcgggagcagtttggtatcggggtgtgatgccgtgcgGGTGCGGGTTGGTATTGGGCTGTGATGCCGGGCGGTAGCAGTTTGGTCCCGGGCGGGACAAGTTTGGTATTGGTgtgtgatgccaggcgggagcggtatggtgctgggcgggagcggtttggtatcggggtgtgatgccaggcgggagcggtttggtatcgggatgtgatgccgagcgggagcagtttagttccgggcgggagcagtttggtatcaggtgtgaagcccggagggagctgtttggtgctgggcgggagcggtttggtatcggggtgtgatgccgggcgggacctGTTTGGTGCCGGGCGTGAGCAGTTTGTTTTCGGGGTGTGATGCTGGacaggagcggtttggtatcggggtgtaatgccgggcgggagcggtttggtatcaggtgtgaagcccggagggagctgtttggtgctgggcgggagcggtttggtatcagggagtga from Heterodontus francisci isolate sHetFra1 chromosome 3, sHetFra1.hap1, whole genome shotgun sequence includes these protein-coding regions:
- the LOC137367169 gene encoding uncharacterized protein, with the protein product MLPIGITPRYQTAPARHHTPIPNRSRPAPNCSLWAKHLIPKCSRPAPNRSHPASHPDTKPLPPSTKLLPPGFTPDTKPLTPSTKLLTPGITPRYHTAPARHHTLIPNRCRPGPNCSHPTSHPDPKPHPSGTKLLPPGITPRYQIAPAHTKQLPPGFTPDTKQLTPSTKLLTPGITPRYQTAPARHHTLIPNRSRPAPNCSHPTSHPDTKPHPSGTKLLPPGITPRYTIAPAQHQTAPSGLHT